A part of Magnetococcales bacterium genomic DNA contains:
- a CDS encoding site-2 protease family protein, whose translation MNSQLTELISDIIIWAPGIIFAITLHEWAHGFMAVRFGDSTPRVMGRLTLNPLPHIDPVWTILIPGLMLATSLLTTGHPFVFGGAKPVPINPRNFRRGSLRMAMFWVSVAGPLMNLALALLCAMLFRLVLLLPDFFMLPMAQMLLAAIQMNVLLAVFNMLPLPPLDGGRVAVALLPSPYDRKLAGLERYGLPIIMILAFSGLLGKIIWPVMVSLNRFFMEMAGLL comes from the coding sequence ATGAACAGCCAACTGACCGAGTTGATTTCCGATATCATCATCTGGGCACCGGGGATCATTTTTGCCATCACCCTCCATGAGTGGGCCCACGGTTTTATGGCCGTTCGGTTCGGGGATTCAACCCCCCGGGTGATGGGGCGTTTGACCTTGAACCCCTTGCCCCACATCGATCCGGTCTGGACCATTCTGATTCCGGGTTTAATGTTGGCTACTTCTCTGCTCACTACGGGCCACCCGTTTGTGTTTGGTGGGGCCAAGCCGGTGCCGATCAATCCCCGTAATTTTCGGCGGGGATCCCTACGGATGGCGATGTTTTGGGTCTCTGTGGCGGGGCCGCTGATGAATCTGGCTCTGGCGCTTTTGTGCGCCATGCTGTTTCGGCTGGTCCTGCTCTTGCCCGATTTTTTTATGCTGCCCATGGCGCAGATGCTGTTGGCGGCGATACAGATGAACGTGTTACTGGCCGTCTTCAACATGTTACCGTTACCCCCGTTGGATGGTGGGCGGGTGGCGGTGGCGCTGTTGCCCTCCCCCTATGACCGCAAACTCGCAGGGCTTGAGCGTTATGGCCTGCCCATTATCATGATTTTGGCCTTCAGCGGTTTGTTGGGCAAAATCATCTGGCCGGTGATGGTCTCTCTGAACCGCTTTTTCATGGAGATGGCCGGGCTCCTCTGA